A single genomic interval of Mucilaginibacter robiniae harbors:
- a CDS encoding PH domain-containing protein, with protein MTPPKLITLRPALSYALWRSALPIGLSLLFLVLAWTLSPVFIWCSLAFMLAAVYRLRYIRSFRYVITEGSLQISRGVLVKRTDYLELFRVKDYIQTRPVLMQVFGLMNLTLKSADPENPVLTLTGIPAADLVEELRERVQRARALNRIIEIN; from the coding sequence ATGACTCCTCCAAAATTGATTACCCTCAGACCCGCCCTTAGTTATGCGCTATGGCGGTCTGCCTTACCGATCGGTTTGTCCCTGCTTTTTCTCGTGCTGGCCTGGACCTTATCACCAGTGTTCATCTGGTGCAGCCTGGCGTTCATGCTGGCTGCCGTATACCGGCTGCGGTATATCCGGAGTTTTCGGTACGTAATTACAGAAGGTTCCTTACAGATCAGCAGAGGCGTACTTGTCAAAAGAACGGATTACCTGGAACTCTTCCGGGTGAAGGACTACATTCAGACCCGGCCGGTTCTCATGCAGGTGTTCGGGCTGATGAACCTGACCCTGAAAAGTGCGGATCCGGAGAATCCGGTGCTCACGCTGACCGGTATTCCCGCGGCGGACCTGGTGGAGGAGCTGAGAGAACGGGTACAGCGAGCCCGCGCATTAAACCGCATTATTGAAATAAATTGA
- a CDS encoding zincin-like metallopeptidase domain-containing protein gives MAKNFKALPVQLAEKLVQEIKEGTSLFQQPVKENGRPAFVTPVNPVTGKGYSAMNALILGMQRHDDPRWLSFDAARFAGTPVKKDASATMIEFSKKTEIQKMRTPDDKPIKNEEGVTQTRTVTFDKPQPTKSFLFNGSQMNNIEPLETYLSKLDAAETLTPVEKAAKLIEASGANIIEGGQEAYYDQKRDAIFLPEKSAFENETKYYQAAIHQLAHWSGHESRLNRPMEGRLGSMEYAREELRTAIAAILIGGQLKLGHDFGQHKTYMGAFAKILKDEPFEIAKAARDAQRITGLLLGTGRERSQKQAATKPAGFNIGDEIAYLDTAYKVLEVYKNKSVKVEDTEGTKRTIKSSDGLFKSLLEAKTNPRGDDRVMAEEPELEQTYKMTR, from the coding sequence ATGGCTAAAAATTTCAAAGCACTTCCTGTGCAGCTTGCAGAAAAGCTGGTGCAGGAGATCAAAGAGGGAACATCCCTGTTCCAGCAGCCCGTGAAGGAAAACGGGCGTCCGGCTTTCGTGACGCCGGTAAACCCAGTCACCGGCAAAGGATATAGCGCCATGAACGCGCTGATCCTGGGTATGCAGCGACACGACGATCCGCGCTGGTTGTCCTTCGATGCCGCCCGTTTTGCCGGAACACCGGTGAAAAAGGATGCTTCAGCAACGATGATCGAATTTTCCAAGAAAACCGAAATTCAGAAGATGCGCACGCCGGATGATAAGCCCATCAAAAATGAGGAAGGGGTTACGCAGACCCGCACAGTCACCTTTGACAAGCCCCAGCCCACCAAAAGCTTCCTGTTTAACGGTAGCCAGATGAATAACATCGAACCGCTGGAAACATACCTTAGTAAGCTGGACGCTGCAGAGACCCTGACGCCGGTGGAAAAAGCCGCAAAACTGATCGAAGCCAGCGGCGCCAATATCATAGAGGGTGGTCAGGAGGCGTATTACGATCAGAAGCGCGACGCCATATTCCTGCCCGAGAAAAGTGCCTTCGAGAACGAGACGAAGTACTACCAGGCAGCTATCCATCAGCTGGCGCACTGGTCGGGCCACGAGAGTCGTCTGAACCGGCCGATGGAAGGCAGGCTGGGCTCCATGGAATATGCCCGGGAGGAACTGCGGACCGCGATTGCCGCTATCCTGATCGGCGGGCAGCTGAAACTGGGCCATGACTTTGGTCAGCACAAAACCTATATGGGCGCCTTTGCCAAAATCCTGAAAGACGAACCATTTGAGATCGCGAAAGCTGCCCGGGACGCCCAGCGGATTACCGGCCTGCTCCTGGGCACAGGCCGTGAGCGCAGCCAGAAACAAGCGGCTACCAAGCCCGCCGGATTCAACATAGGTGACGAGATTGCTTATCTGGACACCGCCTATAAAGTTCTGGAAGTTTATAAAAACAAGAGTGTCAAGGTGGAAGATACCGAAGGCACCAAGCGAACCATCAAGTCCAGCGACGGGCTCTTCAAGTCGCTCTTGGAAGCCAAAACCAACCCGCGCGGTGATGACCGCGTGATGGCTGAAGAACCTGAGTTGGAACAAACCTATAAAATGACCCGATAA
- a CDS encoding helix-turn-helix domain-containing protein: protein MQRSAKSQRQQESRMVYNTASALVCVALNLTCLLLYRNFMTIEMITKEDLEVFRQTLLNDIRTLISPSQTETKEWLRCADVRKILKVSTATVQNLRISGKLKSHKVNGIYFYNRADIERMIHETTG from the coding sequence ATGCAGAGGTCTGCTAAGAGCCAGCGCCAACAAGAAAGCCGGATGGTCTATAATACCGCATCCGCGCTGGTCTGCGTAGCATTAAATCTCACTTGTTTACTTCTTTACAGAAATTTTATGACGATCGAAATGATAACCAAAGAAGACCTGGAGGTCTTCCGCCAAACCCTGCTGAATGATATACGAACCTTAATTTCCCCATCCCAAACGGAAACGAAAGAATGGCTGCGCTGTGCAGATGTACGGAAAATACTGAAGGTTTCCACTGCTACCGTTCAGAACCTGCGGATCAGTGGCAAACTGAAATCCCATAAGGTGAACGGTATTTACTTCTATAACCGGGCAGATATCGAAAGGATGATCCATGAAACAACAGGATAA
- a CDS encoding DUF4099 domain-containing protein: MNLISYNEKQLPMRDLETIGLAAGGQLLLNVDDLKALLSGRRTALLELHNLEAENIKIKSLNAKISLTEGKDGKVDLLIHPVYRKAATPNFLDDFESEQLQKGEVANLLKTTVDDKGNKTERLVEFDADTREFIVSDTEKILVPDMVNNEFLTPAQKERYRKGQEVELADQTRFAYTAADLHGIRSNKIALVASILIDGGLSYMLYKGLNALFNKPRDEKEAERLSAGYRNAVADLEDQVRRFPEQTPRSNTRNGSSR, translated from the coding sequence ATGAACCTGATAAGTTATAACGAGAAGCAACTCCCCATGCGGGACCTGGAAACCATCGGCCTGGCCGCCGGTGGTCAACTACTGCTAAATGTGGATGACCTGAAGGCCTTGCTTTCCGGCAGACGAACGGCCCTTTTGGAGCTGCACAACCTGGAAGCGGAAAACATTAAAATCAAATCCCTGAACGCCAAAATTTCACTGACGGAAGGGAAAGACGGCAAAGTGGATCTGCTGATCCACCCGGTGTACCGCAAGGCCGCCACGCCGAATTTCCTGGACGATTTTGAATCCGAACAGCTGCAGAAGGGCGAAGTTGCCAACCTGCTGAAAACCACGGTTGACGATAAAGGTAATAAAACGGAACGCCTGGTCGAGTTTGATGCGGATACGCGGGAGTTCATCGTTTCGGATACAGAGAAGATTCTGGTACCGGACATGGTCAACAATGAGTTTCTGACGCCCGCACAGAAGGAACGCTACCGGAAAGGGCAGGAAGTGGAACTGGCGGACCAGACCCGCTTTGCCTATACCGCGGCCGATCTGCACGGCATCCGTTCCAACAAAATTGCACTGGTAGCTTCAATTCTGATTGACGGCGGGTTGTCTTACATGCTTTACAAAGGGCTGAATGCGTTGTTCAATAAGCCCCGGGACGAAAAGGAAGCGGAGCGCCTCAGCGCTGGCTACCGGAATGCCGTTGCAGACCTGGAGGATCAGGTGCGCCGGTTTCCGGAGCAGACGCCACGTTCCAATACCCGTAACGGCAGTTCACGTTGA
- a CDS encoding M23 family metallopeptidase has product MLALLVCLPLRHLHINSSYGYRWHPLTGRVQFHQGVDLHARHDTVFAVLDGAVRDASFDTRLGCYVALQHGAVETIYGHLSQAFVLKADSVTAGQPIGITGATGRVTGEHLHFAVRYRNRFINPLQFLRLLLR; this is encoded by the coding sequence TTGCTCGCCCTGCTGGTGTGCCTGCCGCTGCGGCACCTGCACATCAATTCGTCCTACGGCTACCGGTGGCATCCCTTAACAGGACGGGTACAGTTTCACCAGGGTGTCGACCTACACGCGCGGCATGATACGGTTTTTGCAGTACTCGATGGCGCTGTTCGGGACGCGTCCTTTGACACAAGGCTCGGATGCTACGTGGCGCTGCAGCATGGTGCAGTGGAAACCATCTACGGGCACCTAAGCCAGGCTTTTGTCTTGAAAGCAGACTCGGTAACTGCAGGGCAGCCGATCGGCATTACTGGCGCTACCGGCCGGGTTACGGGTGAACACCTGCACTTTGCCGTGCGCTACCGGAACCGCTTTATCAATCCTCTTCAATTTCTCAGACTGCTGCTTCGCTGA
- a CDS encoding type IV secretory system conjugative DNA transfer family protein, which translates to MEETREQQKLHGFLQCGIYVSILLEAAVFIYPTAPFWGFFVSVITRLGRLPVYHELLYSKLATFGLICLVSVGTISKKKTDLEPAQDILYPLALGLLLFFGSLIYFGRASPQVFAFTSLYNLVYLLCSLLGALLISFAMDNISKIIRSGLGKDKWNSDAESFLQPQQKVETQHSVNIPMLFYHEKRVRKGWINICNVFRGTMVIGTPGSGKSFSIVNPFIRQLIAKEFAVCLYDFKFPDLGEIAYYHYLLAKQQGKLKNFAFHVINLDNVARSRRINPWRADYIRTLADAAETAEALVEALKKGDRSGGSDQFFTQSAINFLASCVYFLSKHEGGRYSSLPHVLALLNRSYEDIFNALMSEPELKSLLSPFMTAYNAKAFDQLEGQVGTLKIFISRLATKETFWVFSGDDFNLKISAKDSPGMLVLANDPNTQNINSACYSIIINRLVKLINSKGNLPSALIVDEVPTLFVHKIENLIATARSNKVAVLMGLQELPQFNQQYGKDTAATITSVVGTVLSGAVRNKETLEWLERLLGKSKQIGEGLSIDRNKTSTSLNEKLEVLIPAGKIASLGSGEMVGVIATDANEHYTGEFKTSAVNCRINLDMEALKREAKGYRQLPEFYDFGGKQDEKLRENFHRISQEVQVLVARFKPAESPVPPKGSFKNN; encoded by the coding sequence ATGGAAGAAACGCGCGAGCAGCAAAAGCTGCACGGTTTCCTGCAATGCGGCATTTACGTGTCCATCCTGCTGGAAGCCGCCGTATTCATTTACCCGACAGCCCCGTTCTGGGGCTTTTTTGTTTCCGTCATCACTAGGCTGGGCCGCCTGCCGGTGTACCATGAACTGCTTTACAGCAAACTGGCCACGTTTGGACTCATTTGCCTGGTCAGCGTCGGAACCATCTCGAAGAAAAAAACGGACCTGGAACCGGCGCAGGATATCCTTTACCCGCTGGCTTTAGGGCTGCTGTTGTTTTTCGGCAGCCTGATTTATTTCGGACGGGCTTCACCGCAGGTGTTCGCTTTTACCTCGCTGTATAACCTGGTTTACCTGTTGTGTTCGTTGCTGGGCGCACTGCTCATCAGCTTTGCCATGGATAATATCTCCAAGATCATCCGTTCGGGCTTAGGCAAGGATAAATGGAACTCGGATGCGGAAAGCTTTCTGCAGCCGCAGCAGAAAGTGGAAACGCAGCATTCGGTCAATATCCCGATGCTGTTCTATCATGAAAAGCGCGTCCGGAAAGGCTGGATCAATATCTGCAATGTATTCCGGGGTACGATGGTGATCGGTACGCCTGGTTCGGGCAAGAGCTTTTCGATTGTCAATCCATTCATCCGGCAACTCATTGCCAAAGAATTTGCGGTCTGTCTGTACGACTTCAAGTTTCCGGACCTGGGGGAAATCGCTTACTACCACTACCTGCTCGCCAAGCAGCAGGGAAAGCTCAAAAACTTTGCCTTCCATGTCATCAACCTGGACAACGTGGCCCGCAGCCGGCGCATCAATCCCTGGCGGGCGGACTATATCCGGACGCTGGCGGATGCGGCAGAAACGGCCGAAGCATTGGTGGAAGCCTTAAAGAAAGGTGACCGTTCCGGCGGCAGTGACCAGTTCTTTACACAATCGGCTATTAACTTCCTGGCTTCCTGCGTCTACTTTCTCAGCAAGCATGAGGGCGGCAGGTATTCCAGCCTGCCGCACGTGCTGGCCCTGCTGAACCGCAGCTACGAGGATATCTTCAACGCGCTCATGTCCGAGCCGGAGCTCAAGTCGCTGCTGTCTCCGTTTATGACGGCTTATAACGCCAAAGCTTTTGACCAACTCGAAGGTCAGGTCGGTACGCTCAAGATCTTTATCAGCCGGCTGGCCACGAAAGAGACTTTTTGGGTCTTTTCCGGCGATGATTTCAACCTGAAGATATCCGCGAAAGACAGCCCCGGCATGCTGGTGCTCGCCAATGACCCAAACACGCAGAACATCAACTCGGCCTGCTACTCCATCATCATTAACCGGCTGGTTAAGCTGATCAACTCCAAAGGCAACCTGCCATCCGCCCTCATCGTGGATGAGGTGCCTACACTGTTTGTGCACAAGATAGAGAACCTGATCGCGACTGCCCGCTCGAACAAAGTAGCCGTCCTGATGGGCCTGCAGGAACTGCCGCAGTTTAACCAGCAGTACGGCAAGGATACGGCGGCGACCATTACCTCGGTCGTTGGCACGGTGCTTTCCGGTGCGGTGCGCAACAAGGAAACGCTGGAATGGCTGGAACGGCTCTTGGGCAAATCCAAGCAGATTGGTGAAGGATTATCCATTGACCGCAACAAGACCTCGACCTCGCTGAACGAGAAACTGGAGGTCCTGATTCCAGCCGGAAAAATTGCTTCTCTGGGCAGCGGCGAAATGGTCGGCGTCATTGCCACCGATGCTAATGAACACTATACCGGCGAGTTCAAAACCTCAGCGGTGAACTGCCGCATCAACCTGGATATGGAAGCCCTCAAGCGGGAAGCGAAGGGCTACCGGCAACTGCCGGAGTTTTATGATTTCGGGGGCAAGCAGGATGAAAAGCTCCGTGAAAACTTTCACCGCATCAGCCAGGAGGTGCAGGTGCTGGTTGCGCGCTTTAAGCCGGCCGAATCACCTGTACCGCCCAAAGGATCTTTTAAAAACAACTAA